In one Trichlorobacter lovleyi SZ genomic region, the following are encoded:
- a CDS encoding fibronectin type III domain-containing protein has translation MGITDTCKKMCLTAVAWLTVVIMLCIQLSPVEAAEQQLKAKLGCVPFVARTIEAMSFTEYLTTLLLNELERSGSFEVAERKRLEAAMDLEGVRSDSLSGAELQRLGGRLGVEYLVSGSVTTQSQGMLMELSVLNLRGQRVILTEKLRLSEADATRSLQELALRIRQAAQRSAEAVTAPELSKPLAPAAALEAVGSTSAIRLRWRHPSPERVVGYLVLRANEPQGPFTTVGTVTEPGYSDEPLRLNETYFYRVTAVGQGGTASEPTAVVRGATSVAPAVPIFMNVEPILGGAILSWRQRPCPGSDERTLPKGVRIYRRSAAEKEFLPIARVADDQPVFRDQGLQDGTTYLYTMTAYNLAGAESEQSVQLSLTTPPATSALTAGSGKVRRIALSWPVHPFAGVNGYVLQRAMAKEGPYQVIATMNDRLQTSYLDTGLADKTTYWYRIVAFSKELGTGGPSGEVAATTRDLPPVPLKLTALQGEPRRVTLTWESAAVADDEVSGFYLYRGEPGQEKLVRIAELTADKRSYRDAEEPLKDATTYSYVIAAFNAGGAVSPLSARSNATTKALPAAPSGLTAASGEPRRISVRWQKNPEPDIAEYVLFRQQADGEFKQLQRTSATTLVDTELKDGTSYLYRLQALDRDGLMSPMSVSVKGTTKALPKPVEGLQLKDRTTRLVSWQRSGQADVKRYHLYKKSFMGGQKLTTVEATEWRCTESGKLELYVTAEDGDGLESEPSAVLVVE, from the coding sequence ATGGGAATCACTGACACGTGTAAAAAAATGTGCCTGACGGCAGTGGCCTGGCTTACTGTTGTCATCATGCTCTGTATCCAGTTGAGTCCGGTTGAGGCGGCTGAACAGCAGTTGAAGGCCAAGCTGGGCTGCGTACCGTTTGTGGCCCGGACTATCGAGGCCATGAGTTTTACCGAATATCTGACCACGCTGTTGCTGAATGAGCTGGAGCGAAGCGGCTCATTTGAGGTTGCTGAACGCAAACGTCTTGAGGCTGCCATGGATCTGGAGGGGGTCAGGTCTGATTCCCTTTCCGGTGCAGAACTGCAACGGCTTGGGGGGCGGCTGGGGGTGGAGTATCTGGTCAGCGGCAGTGTGACGACCCAGTCCCAGGGAATGTTGATGGAACTGAGTGTACTCAACCTGCGGGGACAACGGGTAATTCTGACTGAAAAGCTGCGGCTGAGTGAGGCTGATGCCACCCGCTCACTGCAGGAGCTGGCCCTGCGGATTCGCCAGGCTGCTCAGAGATCTGCTGAAGCTGTAACAGCACCGGAACTGTCCAAACCGCTTGCCCCTGCTGCGGCCCTTGAGGCTGTTGGTTCTACCAGCGCGATCCGTCTGCGCTGGAGACATCCCTCGCCGGAACGCGTGGTCGGTTATCTGGTTCTGCGGGCCAATGAGCCCCAGGGACCGTTTACCACCGTCGGCACTGTAACCGAGCCGGGCTACAGTGATGAACCGTTGCGGTTGAATGAGACCTACTTCTATCGGGTGACGGCTGTTGGCCAAGGTGGTACGGCCAGCGAGCCGACAGCCGTTGTGCGCGGGGCGACGTCGGTTGCGCCTGCGGTTCCGATCTTTATGAATGTTGAGCCGATACTCGGCGGGGCCATATTGAGCTGGCGTCAACGCCCCTGCCCAGGAAGCGATGAAAGGACCCTGCCGAAAGGGGTCCGGATCTATCGGCGTTCAGCAGCCGAAAAGGAATTTCTTCCAATCGCCAGAGTCGCGGACGACCAACCCGTCTTCCGTGACCAGGGGCTGCAGGATGGCACCACCTATCTGTATACCATGACCGCCTACAACCTGGCTGGTGCTGAAAGTGAACAATCGGTACAGCTTTCCTTGACAACGCCGCCGGCAACCAGTGCTCTCACGGCCGGCAGTGGTAAGGTACGGCGCATAGCGCTGAGTTGGCCAGTTCATCCGTTTGCCGGTGTGAACGGTTATGTTCTTCAGCGGGCAATGGCCAAAGAAGGTCCCTACCAGGTGATCGCCACCATGAACGACCGCCTGCAGACCAGTTATCTGGATACGGGGCTGGCGGACAAAACCACCTACTGGTACCGGATCGTGGCATTCAGTAAGGAGCTGGGAACTGGCGGGCCTTCTGGAGAGGTCGCCGCAACAACCCGTGATCTGCCGCCGGTACCGCTCAAGCTGACCGCACTGCAGGGGGAGCCCAGAAGAGTTACACTCACCTGGGAATCAGCTGCCGTTGCTGATGATGAAGTGAGTGGCTTTTATCTGTACCGTGGCGAACCGGGTCAGGAAAAGCTGGTCAGAATTGCCGAGTTGACCGCCGACAAACGCTCGTACCGCGATGCTGAGGAACCGCTCAAGGACGCCACGACCTATTCCTATGTGATTGCCGCCTTTAACGCAGGTGGTGCGGTCAGCCCTCTGAGTGCCCGTTCCAATGCCACCACCAAGGCGTTGCCGGCAGCACCCTCAGGTCTGACCGCAGCATCCGGTGAGCCACGCAGGATTTCGGTACGCTGGCAAAAAAATCCTGAGCCTGATATCGCAGAATATGTTCTCTTCAGACAACAGGCAGACGGTGAGTTTAAACAGCTTCAGCGGACCAGTGCAACAACACTGGTGGATACTGAACTGAAAGATGGCACGAGCTATCTCTACCGGCTGCAGGCGCTTGACCGCGATGGGCTGATGAGTCCGATGTCTGTCTCGGTCAAGGGTACTACCAAGGCACTGCCAAAGCCGGTTGAGGGACTGCAGTTGAAAGACAGGACGACCCGTCTTGTCAGTTGGCAACGGTCCGGCCAGGCAGATGTGAAACGATATCATCTCTACAAGAAGAGTTTTATGGGGGGGCAGAAGCTGACAACGGTTGAAGCAACCGAGTGGCGGTGTACTGAGTCCGGCAAGCTGGAGCTGTATGTGACGGCAGAGGACGGTGATGGCTTGGAAAGCGAACCATCGGCAGTGCTGGTGGTTGAGTAG
- the alaS gene encoding alanine--tRNA ligase, whose protein sequence is MTGNEIRARFLKYFEDRGHVVVSSSGLIPQNDPTLMFTNAGMNQFKDCFLGMEDRGYYRAASSQKCVRAGGKHNDLENVGRTARHHTFFEMLGNFSFGDYFKKEAIAFAWEFLTKDLGLDTSRLYVTVYTDDDEAADIWHQQEGVPRERIYRFGEKDNFWSMGDTGPCGPCTEIFWDNGPEVGCGSPDCAVGCDCDRYMEIWNNVFMQFNRTADGVLHPLPKPAVDTGMGLERITTVMQGVRSNYDTDLLQGIIRHIERHSGKKYGDNEKDSVSMRVIADHCRAVTFLICDGALPSNEGRGYVLRRIMRRAARHAKMLGVAEPLLCRMVDAVREMMGDAYPELAERETYIRKVVLAEEERFNETLDRGLAILNEEVASLRAGGCSVIPGETLFKLYDTFGFPVDLTEDIVRAEGFSVDEPGFEACMEHQRELGREHWKGSGAAGIADVYKELHNHGLRTNFVGYGSLTAFSPVTALLRDGKKVQSATAGDKIDLICDTSPFYGESGGQAGDTGCISSGSARLEVLATSRPFTDLVVHHALVKEGAIKTGDAVNLTVAIDKRRATARNHSATHLLQAALRQVLGEHIKQAGSLVEPNRLRFDFTHFTGVTPEELQQVEDLVNGWIMDNAELNIREMGMQEAVESGATALFDEKYGSTVRVVRIGEVSAELCGGTHVRAAGDIGLFKILSEGGIAAGVRRIEGATGFNALSFVRRLEGERQTVAELLKADSSKLVDRVEKLVERQRELQREVESLQGKLNTAQSGDLLSQVQEAGGVKLLAVQVQVVDIKALRDMADQLRDKLGSGVVVLGAELDGKANLLVTVTKDLTGRFKAGELVGTLAPIIGGRGGGKPELAQAGGSQPEKLPEALAAVSALMG, encoded by the coding sequence ATGACCGGTAATGAAATTCGCGCACGTTTTCTGAAGTATTTTGAGGATCGGGGACACGTTGTGGTGTCAAGTTCAGGGCTGATTCCCCAGAACGATCCGACCCTGATGTTTACCAACGCCGGTATGAATCAGTTTAAAGACTGTTTTCTGGGGATGGAGGACCGGGGCTATTACCGGGCTGCTTCCTCCCAGAAATGTGTCCGGGCCGGTGGCAAGCATAACGATCTGGAAAACGTTGGGCGCACTGCCCGCCACCATACCTTTTTTGAGATGCTGGGCAACTTTTCCTTTGGTGATTACTTTAAGAAGGAGGCGATTGCCTTTGCCTGGGAGTTCCTGACCAAGGATCTGGGGCTGGATACCAGCCGCCTGTATGTGACGGTCTATACCGATGACGATGAGGCGGCCGATATCTGGCATCAACAGGAGGGCGTGCCTCGCGAGCGGATCTATCGCTTTGGTGAAAAGGATAATTTCTGGTCCATGGGGGACACCGGTCCTTGCGGTCCCTGTACCGAGATTTTCTGGGACAACGGTCCTGAGGTGGGCTGTGGCTCGCCTGATTGTGCCGTAGGCTGCGACTGTGACCGCTACATGGAGATCTGGAACAATGTCTTCATGCAGTTCAATCGCACGGCTGACGGCGTGCTGCATCCGTTGCCCAAACCGGCCGTGGATACCGGGATGGGGCTGGAACGGATCACCACGGTCATGCAGGGGGTTCGCTCCAACTACGATACTGACCTGCTGCAGGGGATTATCCGTCATATCGAACGTCACAGCGGCAAGAAATATGGCGATAATGAAAAGGATAGCGTCTCGATGCGGGTGATCGCTGATCACTGCCGGGCAGTGACCTTCCTGATCTGTGATGGTGCTCTGCCCAGCAATGAAGGACGCGGCTATGTGTTGCGCCGGATCATGCGCCGGGCTGCCCGTCATGCCAAGATGCTGGGAGTGGCCGAGCCGTTGCTCTGCCGGATGGTGGATGCGGTGCGGGAAATGATGGGGGATGCCTACCCGGAGCTGGCCGAGCGTGAGACCTATATTCGCAAGGTGGTGCTGGCCGAAGAGGAACGATTCAACGAGACCCTTGACCGTGGTCTGGCGATTCTGAATGAGGAAGTTGCCAGTCTGCGTGCCGGCGGTTGTTCCGTTATTCCCGGTGAGACCCTCTTCAAACTCTATGACACCTTTGGCTTTCCCGTGGATCTGACCGAGGATATCGTCAGAGCTGAAGGGTTCAGTGTCGATGAACCGGGCTTTGAGGCCTGCATGGAGCATCAGCGGGAGCTGGGGCGCGAGCATTGGAAAGGCTCCGGGGCTGCCGGGATTGCCGATGTCTACAAGGAACTGCACAATCATGGTCTGCGGACCAATTTTGTCGGCTACGGCAGCCTGACCGCCTTTTCGCCGGTCACGGCACTGCTGCGTGATGGCAAGAAGGTGCAGTCGGCAACAGCCGGAGACAAGATTGATCTGATCTGTGATACCAGCCCGTTCTATGGCGAGTCAGGTGGCCAGGCCGGCGATACCGGTTGTATCTCCAGTGGCAGCGCCCGTCTTGAGGTGCTGGCAACCTCCCGCCCTTTCACGGATCTGGTGGTGCATCATGCATTGGTCAAAGAGGGGGCCATCAAGACCGGAGACGCGGTCAACCTGACCGTTGCCATTGATAAGCGCCGGGCAACTGCCCGCAATCACTCTGCCACCCATCTGCTGCAGGCGGCCTTGCGCCAGGTGCTTGGCGAACATATCAAGCAGGCCGGCTCACTGGTTGAACCAAATCGCCTGAGGTTTGATTTCACTCACTTTACCGGTGTGACTCCTGAAGAGTTGCAGCAGGTTGAAGATCTGGTCAACGGCTGGATTATGGATAATGCCGAGCTGAACATCCGTGAAATGGGGATGCAGGAGGCGGTGGAGAGCGGAGCAACTGCGCTGTTTGATGAAAAGTACGGCAGCACCGTGCGGGTTGTGCGGATCGGTGAGGTGAGCGCCGAACTGTGCGGTGGTACCCATGTGCGGGCAGCCGGTGATATCGGTCTGTTCAAGATTCTGTCGGAAGGCGGGATTGCTGCCGGAGTGCGTCGGATTGAAGGTGCCACCGGATTTAATGCCTTGAGTTTTGTCCGCCGTCTTGAAGGTGAACGTCAGACCGTGGCTGAGCTGCTCAAAGCTGATAGCAGCAAGCTGGTTGACCGGGTTGAAAAGCTGGTGGAGCGTCAACGGGAACTGCAACGCGAGGTAGAGTCTCTGCAGGGCAAGCTGAATACAGCCCAGTCCGGCGATCTGTTAAGCCAGGTGCAGGAGGCGGGTGGGGTTAAGCTGTTGGCGGTGCAGGTACAGGTCGTTGACATCAAGGCACTACGTGATATGGCCGATCAGCTGCGCGACAAGCTCGGTTCAGGTGTTGTCGTGCTGGGGGCTGAGCTGGACGGCAAGGCGAACCTGCTGGTAACGGTAACCAAGGATCTGACCGGCCGCTTCAAGGCCGGTGAGCTGGTAGGTACGCTGGCACCGATTATTGGCGGACGTGGCGGCGGTAAGCCTGAACTGGCACAGGCCGGTGGCAGCCAGCCTGAAAAGCTGCCGGAAGCACTTGCTGCTGTGTCAGCACTCATGGGGTAG